A stretch of Roseibium porphyridii DNA encodes these proteins:
- the ilvC gene encoding ketol-acid reductoisomerase, whose amino-acid sequence MRVYYDRDADINLIKTKKVAIIGYGSQGRAHAMNLKDSGAKEIAVALRAGSTTALKAEADGFKVMTVAEAAAWADLMMMATPDELQADIYRDHIADNIRDGAAIAFAHGLNVHFGLIEPKSTVDVLMVAPKGPGHTVRGEYEKGGGVPCLIAVHQDASGNAQDLGLSYACGVGGGRSGIIETTFKEECETDLFGEQAVLCGGLVELIRAGFETLVEAGYAPEMAYFECLHEVKLIVDLIYEGGIANMNYSISNTAEWGEYVTGPRIVTAETKAEMKRVLEDIQNGKFTSEWMQEYRAGAAKFKATRRLNDAHQIEEVGEKLRGMMPWIKSNALVDKTKN is encoded by the coding sequence ATGCGCGTTTATTACGATCGTGATGCAGATATCAATCTGATCAAAACCAAAAAAGTCGCCATCATCGGTTACGGCTCACAAGGCCGTGCCCATGCCATGAACCTCAAGGACAGCGGTGCAAAGGAGATTGCGGTCGCATTGCGCGCCGGGTCGACGACCGCGCTGAAAGCGGAAGCCGATGGTTTCAAGGTCATGACAGTGGCGGAAGCTGCTGCCTGGGCCGACCTCATGATGATGGCAACGCCGGACGAGCTGCAGGCCGATATCTATCGCGACCACATCGCAGACAACATCCGCGACGGCGCTGCGATTGCGTTTGCACATGGCCTCAACGTTCATTTCGGCCTGATTGAGCCGAAATCCACTGTTGACGTTCTCATGGTCGCTCCGAAGGGCCCTGGTCATACAGTGCGCGGCGAATACGAAAAAGGCGGCGGTGTTCCGTGCCTGATCGCAGTCCACCAGGACGCTTCCGGCAATGCGCAGGATCTTGGCCTGTCCTATGCCTGTGGTGTTGGCGGCGGTCGCTCGGGTATCATCGAGACAACGTTCAAAGAAGAGTGCGAGACAGACCTCTTCGGCGAGCAGGCCGTATTGTGCGGTGGTCTCGTTGAACTTATCCGCGCCGGTTTCGAAACCCTGGTCGAAGCAGGTTACGCACCTGAGATGGCCTATTTCGAGTGCCTGCACGAAGTGAAGCTGATCGTGGACCTGATCTACGAAGGCGGCATCGCCAACATGAACTACTCCATCTCCAACACAGCGGAATGGGGTGAATACGTCACCGGACCGCGCATCGTGACTGCCGAAACCAAAGCGGAAATGAAGCGCGTGCTGGAAGACATCCAGAACGGCAAATTCACTTCCGAGTGGATGCAGGAGTACCGTGCAGGTGCTGCCAAGTTCAAGGCAACACGTCGTCTGAACGACGCGCACCAGATCGAGGAAGTTGGCGAAAAGCTGCGCGGCATGATGCCGTGGATCAAGTCCAACGCGCTCGTCGACAAAACCAAGAACTGA
- a CDS encoding TauD/TfdA family dioxygenase produces MLGTGETGVLLKERGMDVPLETGETAYFNYFWLRDNCPSSFDHETRERAFDIFAEVEAPRAVSAAISGGVLEIAWAGTDHVTRMPLSLLANYAKGEKRADVAKVSRSPWFADHYGRMARFSYSRLTEGETELRNWAKAMLTDGIALLTGLPDTDAALLDTASLIGHVRPSYFGQVFEVKTHIKPTNLAFTSKALPLHTDLPDEDLAPGIQFLHCRANTVEGGNSLFVDGLAVAEDFRLAFPEDFELLVATDVPYFCEHERFDMRSRQRVIELDEYGNISGVTISQHHADMFDLPQQELDRFYPAFCRFGQMMRREKYMMQFRLKAGECIVFDNHRIVHGRAEYSANSGDRHLRGCYTDRGELRSIYRVLEGKKERME; encoded by the coding sequence ATGCTCGGAACCGGCGAAACCGGCGTGTTGCTGAAAGAACGAGGCATGGATGTGCCACTTGAAACCGGCGAAACAGCCTATTTCAACTACTTCTGGCTGCGAGACAATTGCCCGAGTTCCTTCGATCACGAAACCCGGGAACGGGCCTTTGATATTTTCGCGGAGGTGGAAGCACCAAGGGCTGTTTCGGCGGCAATTTCGGGCGGCGTGCTGGAAATTGCCTGGGCAGGAACAGATCATGTCACACGCATGCCATTGTCTTTGTTGGCGAACTACGCCAAGGGTGAAAAGCGGGCAGATGTGGCGAAGGTGAGCAGATCTCCCTGGTTCGCCGATCACTATGGCCGTATGGCCCGATTTTCTTACAGCCGACTGACGGAAGGTGAAACCGAGCTTCGCAATTGGGCCAAAGCCATGCTCACCGATGGCATTGCGCTATTGACGGGGTTGCCCGATACGGATGCGGCTCTTCTGGACACGGCCAGCCTGATCGGTCACGTCCGGCCAAGTTATTTTGGCCAGGTCTTTGAGGTCAAAACCCACATCAAACCCACCAATCTGGCTTTCACATCAAAGGCCTTGCCGTTGCATACAGACCTGCCAGACGAAGACCTGGCGCCCGGGATCCAGTTTCTTCACTGCCGTGCCAACACCGTTGAAGGAGGCAACAGTCTCTTTGTCGATGGCCTGGCGGTGGCGGAAGACTTTCGTCTTGCCTTTCCAGAAGACTTTGAACTCTTGGTTGCGACTGACGTACCCTATTTCTGCGAGCATGAACGGTTCGACATGCGCTCCCGGCAGCGTGTGATCGAACTCGATGAATACGGAAATATTTCCGGCGTTACCATCAGCCAGCATCACGCTGACATGTTTGACCTGCCTCAGCAGGAACTAGACCGGTTTTACCCGGCATTCTGCCGCTTCGGGCAGATGATGCGCCGTGAAAAATACATGATGCAGTTCCGGTTGAAAGCTGGCGAGTGTATCGTTTTTGACAATCACCGGATTGTACACGGCCGCGCGGAGTATTCGGCAAACAGCGGGGACCGGCATCTGCGGGGCTGTTACACCGATCGCGGCGAACTAAGGTCCATCTATCGGGTGCTTGAGGGGAAGAAGGAACGGATGGAATGA
- a CDS encoding helix-turn-helix domain-containing protein, which translates to MTELPAYSVAQCFGPAPKQQFKFDRHYLLYSVSGGLRLEAEGTIWSQPPARAALITADKPIEISLPVKIECRSVLFAKAFVPAPPNVLSVFEMTPLARELVLECAQWSETEDTLSSYAQGLFGTLASVIWKLSETPSRLSMPAPRSAAVKRVLDLTEQSLTNPPTFEELAALVAMSPRTLARKLSDELGMTWRQCLQKLRVISAVEALSQTDLPVTEIAFAQGYQSLSAFNAAFRELTGKTPSSYRASFNTSQ; encoded by the coding sequence ATGACAGAGCTTCCAGCCTATTCCGTTGCACAGTGTTTTGGCCCGGCACCGAAACAGCAATTCAAGTTTGACAGGCACTATCTGCTCTACTCCGTGAGCGGGGGACTGAGACTGGAAGCAGAAGGGACCATATGGTCTCAGCCGCCGGCAAGGGCTGCCCTCATCACGGCTGACAAACCAATCGAGATCTCCTTGCCTGTGAAGATAGAATGCCGGTCAGTGCTCTTTGCAAAAGCGTTTGTTCCAGCGCCGCCTAATGTCCTGAGCGTGTTTGAAATGACACCACTGGCACGGGAACTGGTCTTGGAATGCGCCCAATGGAGCGAAACCGAAGACACCCTTTCGAGCTATGCTCAGGGTCTCTTCGGCACTCTTGCCTCTGTCATTTGGAAGCTTTCCGAAACGCCGAGCCGTCTTTCCATGCCGGCACCACGGTCGGCAGCGGTCAAGCGTGTTCTGGATCTGACGGAGCAGTCTCTTACGAACCCTCCGACATTCGAGGAATTGGCTGCCCTTGTTGCGATGAGCCCGAGGACCTTGGCGAGAAAACTGTCTGACGAACTGGGCATGACCTGGCGCCAGTGCCTGCAAAAACTGAGGGTTATCAGCGCGGTTGAAGCCTTGTCTCAGACGGACCTGCCGGTGACGGAAATCGCTTTTGCGCAAGGGTATCAGAGCCTGTCGGCCTTTAATGCTGCCTTTCGGGAGCTGACCGGCAAAACGCCGTCGTCATATCGTGCCAGTTTCAATACGAGCCAATAG
- a CDS encoding D-alanyl-D-alanine carboxypeptidase family protein, whose translation MLWSSFVKKTSVVLLAGFLAGCQTAQGPSSQAPSPATNAAASASVQSSSLPVISYAPATAVERGFSALVLNAATGEQLYDVDADAPRYPASLTKMMTLYLLFEAVSDGRYSLSSPLEVSANAAAQPPAKIGLKAGSTITVQQAARALAVKSANDVAVAVAENIAGSEAAFARQMTQQARALGMGKTRFVNATGLPDPAQVTSARDMAKLGLALKRRFPQYSSYYRQKSFSYNGRTFRATNNLIGKVPGVDGLKTGYIRMSGYNLVATARRSGKQLIVVVIGGKSEAARDQEVTRLIEANF comes from the coding sequence ATGCTCTGGTCTTCTTTCGTTAAAAAGACATCCGTGGTTCTGCTGGCGGGATTTCTCGCCGGCTGTCAAACCGCTCAGGGGCCGTCATCGCAGGCACCATCGCCTGCAACGAATGCCGCGGCGTCTGCATCCGTCCAGAGCTCCTCGTTGCCTGTCATCAGCTATGCACCGGCAACGGCCGTCGAACGCGGCTTTTCTGCGTTGGTGCTGAATGCGGCAACGGGTGAACAGCTCTATGATGTCGATGCCGACGCGCCGCGGTATCCTGCATCGCTGACCAAGATGATGACGCTGTATCTGCTGTTCGAAGCAGTTTCAGATGGTCGTTACTCCCTGTCTTCTCCGCTTGAAGTTTCCGCAAATGCGGCAGCGCAGCCTCCTGCAAAGATCGGCCTCAAGGCAGGCTCAACGATAACCGTTCAACAGGCTGCACGCGCGCTTGCCGTAAAGTCGGCCAATGATGTTGCGGTTGCCGTTGCGGAGAATATCGCAGGCAGCGAAGCGGCCTTCGCACGGCAGATGACCCAGCAGGCACGTGCGCTTGGAATGGGAAAGACGCGTTTCGTCAATGCAACCGGGCTTCCGGATCCGGCGCAGGTGACGAGTGCTCGTGACATGGCAAAACTCGGGCTCGCTCTCAAGCGAAGGTTTCCGCAATATTCCAGCTACTATCGTCAGAAATCCTTCAGCTACAACGGCCGGACGTTCAGAGCGACCAACAATCTGATTGGCAAGGTTCCGGGTGTCGACGGTTTGAAGACCGGCTATATCCGGATGTCCGGCTACAATCTTGTCGCTACGGCGAGACGAAGCGGAAAGCAGTTGATCGTCGTTGTGATCGGCGGGAAAAGCGAAGCTGCACGTGACCAGGAAGTGACCCGGTTGATCGAAGCCAATTTCTGA
- a CDS encoding DJ-1/PfpI family protein — protein sequence MSAKKILMITGDFTEDYETMVPFQTLLAMGYAVDAVCPGKKAGETVATCIHDFEGDQTYTEKRGHNFTLNATFADVNVADYDALLIPGGRAPEYLRLETEVIDAVKHFMDAAKPVAAICHGAQILTAAKVVEGRTVSAYPACRPEVELAGATYADIAIDGAVTDGNLITAPAWPAHPAWIAQFHAVLSGSSVGTLAA from the coding sequence ATGAGCGCGAAGAAGATCCTTATGATCACAGGAGACTTTACCGAAGACTATGAAACGATGGTACCGTTTCAGACGTTGCTCGCAATGGGCTATGCCGTTGACGCCGTCTGTCCGGGAAAGAAAGCCGGAGAAACGGTGGCTACCTGCATTCATGACTTTGAAGGCGACCAGACCTATACGGAAAAACGCGGGCATAATTTCACCCTGAACGCCACTTTTGCAGACGTGAACGTTGCCGACTATGACGCACTGTTGATACCGGGCGGCAGAGCGCCTGAATATCTGCGCCTCGAAACTGAGGTCATTGACGCCGTGAAGCATTTTATGGACGCGGCCAAGCCGGTTGCCGCCATTTGCCATGGGGCACAGATCCTGACGGCCGCCAAGGTTGTTGAAGGTCGCACGGTATCGGCTTATCCGGCATGCCGTCCCGAAGTAGAGCTTGCCGGAGCGACCTATGCGGATATTGCCATCGACGGAGCTGTAACGGATGGCAATCTGATCACCGCGCCGGCATGGCCGGCTCATCCTGCCTGGATAGCCCAGTTTCATGCTGTCCTAAGCGGTTCTTCAGTTGGAACACTGGCCGCCTGA
- a CDS encoding NAD(P)/FAD-dependent oxidoreductase, with the protein MTDIETLIIGAGAVGLATARALALSGREVMVLERHSLIGSETSARNSEVIHAGIYYPTGSVKARLCVDGKHQLYEFCVDNGVGHERIGKLIVAAHDAQLDELRKIKQKAAENGVRDLVFVDRDELREREPALNCSGALWSPSTGIIDSHAFMLALQGGLEASGGQVVLNTNVTSIEAELSGGYRVHIETEDGETYTLTCRELIVSAGHGAPGLMQAFPEAMPPKAYLAKGNYFKLQGKAPFSTLIYPVPEPGGLGVHLTLDLQHQARFGPDVEWVEEFDYVVDPARGDRFYGAIRSYWPDLPDGSLVPDYSGIRPKIAGPGEPAADFRIEGPQSHGLHGLVALYGVESPGLTASLAIAEEVKVRLN; encoded by the coding sequence ATGACAGATATTGAAACTCTGATCATCGGCGCAGGTGCGGTCGGGCTGGCTACAGCACGCGCACTGGCGCTTTCCGGCCGTGAAGTCATGGTTCTGGAAAGACATAGCCTGATCGGATCTGAAACCAGTGCCCGAAATTCCGAAGTCATTCACGCAGGGATCTATTACCCGACCGGCAGCGTGAAAGCGCGTCTTTGTGTTGACGGAAAACACCAGCTTTACGAGTTCTGCGTGGACAATGGAGTTGGCCATGAGCGTATCGGCAAATTGATTGTCGCCGCGCATGATGCGCAGCTCGACGAACTTCGGAAAATCAAACAGAAAGCCGCGGAGAACGGGGTACGCGATCTCGTTTTTGTCGACCGCGACGAACTGCGTGAACGGGAACCGGCTCTCAACTGTTCCGGGGCGCTCTGGTCACCATCTACCGGTATCATAGACAGCCATGCCTTCATGTTGGCATTGCAGGGCGGTCTGGAGGCAAGTGGCGGTCAGGTGGTTCTGAACACAAATGTCACCAGCATCGAAGCGGAGCTCTCTGGCGGATACCGTGTCCACATCGAAACCGAAGACGGGGAAACCTACACCCTCACCTGCAGGGAGCTGATCGTTTCTGCCGGACATGGCGCACCAGGTCTGATGCAGGCATTTCCGGAGGCCATGCCGCCCAAGGCCTATCTGGCCAAAGGCAACTACTTCAAGCTCCAAGGAAAAGCGCCCTTTTCAACGCTGATCTATCCGGTTCCCGAGCCTGGCGGGCTCGGCGTTCACCTAACGCTGGATTTGCAACATCAGGCACGTTTCGGCCCGGATGTGGAATGGGTCGAAGAGTTTGACTACGTTGTCGACCCAGCCCGCGGCGACCGGTTTTATGGAGCCATCCGCTCCTATTGGCCTGACCTTCCGGACGGCTCCCTGGTGCCCGACTATTCTGGCATAAGGCCAAAAATCGCCGGTCCAGGAGAACCAGCTGCGGATTTCAGGATAGAAGGACCGCAATCGCATGGTCTTCATGGATTGGTTGCGCTTTACGGTGTTGAATCCCCAGGGCTGACGGCATCGCTTGCGATCGCTGAGGAAGTGAAAGTCCGTCTCAACTGA
- a CDS encoding class I SAM-dependent methyltransferase: MTLAERYEKGADRWALTLERLGFPAAYRFLFSKLGLTVHDKDVCDVGTGCGDFAAALFEVSGQARSLTLVDPSSTMLQKARKRLRLAGRKQRSLPVRLDELTSDKTYDLILGAHVLEHLEDPEHGLRHLLELLKPGGRLVLSVSKPHICQWFIWLRWRHRWYHEDDVCDLLRRAGFQSIEVHRFPNGVPARCSHAYSACRVVNQDPFSGQILES; this comes from the coding sequence ATGACTCTGGCAGAGCGATACGAGAAGGGAGCCGATCGGTGGGCCTTAACCCTGGAACGACTGGGTTTTCCGGCTGCCTATCGTTTTCTGTTTTCCAAGCTTGGCCTGACAGTGCACGACAAGGACGTATGTGACGTCGGCACAGGCTGCGGCGATTTTGCAGCCGCCCTGTTTGAAGTCTCCGGTCAAGCTAGGTCGCTGACGCTTGTCGACCCGTCATCGACCATGCTGCAAAAGGCACGCAAACGATTGCGATTAGCTGGACGCAAGCAGCGATCATTGCCGGTGCGCCTGGACGAACTGACCTCGGACAAGACCTACGACCTGATCCTCGGTGCCCACGTGCTGGAGCATCTTGAAGATCCCGAGCACGGGCTCAGACACCTTCTTGAACTTCTCAAGCCCGGCGGCCGCCTGGTCCTTTCGGTAAGCAAACCTCACATCTGCCAATGGTTCATCTGGCTGCGGTGGCGCCACCGTTGGTATCACGAAGATGACGTTTGTGATCTGCTTCGTCGCGCGGGGTTCCAGTCCATCGAAGTGCATCGTTTCCCCAATGGTGTTCCGGCGCGCTGCAGCCATGCTTATTCGGCCTGCCGCGTCGTCAATCAGGATCCGTTTTCGGGCCAAATTCTGGAGAGTTGA
- a CDS encoding putative quinol monooxygenase, translating into MLVALVDFTVDPSRRQEALQVLLDEAETVTAMPRCRTFRPYCDPVSESHVGIVHEWQDEAGFEAYLKSEDFAKIGAVLRPLMTSAPSSRRYRATPLET; encoded by the coding sequence ATGCTGGTAGCACTAGTTGATTTCACGGTGGATCCCTCGCGCCGACAGGAGGCTCTGCAGGTTTTGTTGGATGAAGCTGAAACGGTCACCGCGATGCCGAGGTGCCGAACCTTTCGACCCTATTGCGACCCTGTCAGCGAAAGTCATGTCGGCATCGTGCATGAATGGCAGGACGAAGCTGGATTTGAGGCTTATCTCAAATCCGAAGATTTCGCGAAGATCGGTGCGGTGCTTCGCCCTTTGATGACTTCAGCACCCTCCAGTCGCCGTTATCGGGCAACGCCTCTGGAAACGTGA
- a CDS encoding TetR/AcrR family transcriptional regulator has protein sequence MPAAAYDIATSRPDAAPEFSPRQQVVLQHALTLLVDGGEKALTTAGLARTASCSKESLYKWFGDRDGLLAAVVAFQASQVQFPSEAGATADAETFRAHVSSFVEALLGVLFSETSLALNRLSIGQSNTNSNRLGHLLLVRGKHMISSRARTMLESGRRHGLLKFDSAEDAYQVLYGLAIRDVHIRLLLGETASPDEQDLKTQAETAVDRFYRLFGA, from the coding sequence ATGCCAGCAGCCGCCTACGACATTGCCACATCCCGCCCGGACGCCGCGCCAGAATTTTCGCCGCGCCAGCAGGTCGTGTTGCAACATGCGCTGACGCTGTTGGTGGATGGCGGCGAAAAGGCCCTGACGACTGCAGGATTGGCCCGGACGGCAAGCTGCTCCAAGGAAAGCCTTTACAAGTGGTTCGGCGACAGAGACGGCCTGCTGGCAGCTGTTGTCGCTTTCCAGGCCAGCCAGGTGCAATTTCCGTCAGAAGCAGGAGCAACCGCTGACGCGGAAACCTTTCGTGCCCATGTCTCCTCCTTTGTGGAGGCACTGCTCGGAGTGCTCTTTTCCGAAACATCGCTTGCACTCAACAGGCTTTCGATCGGTCAAAGCAACACCAACTCCAACCGGCTCGGTCATTTGCTGCTCGTGCGCGGGAAGCACATGATTTCGTCCCGTGCGCGCACCATGCTGGAAAGCGGTCGGCGCCACGGTCTACTGAAATTCGACAGCGCTGAAGACGCTTATCAGGTGCTTTATGGCCTGGCGATCCGCGATGTTCACATTCGCCTGCTGCTCGGTGAAACCGCAAGCCCCGACGAGCAGGATCTCAAGACACAGGCCGAGACGGCAGTCGACCGCTTCTATCGTTTGTTCGGAGCGTAA
- a CDS encoding ABC transporter permease, whose product MNFEAVKSIYLSEMARTKRTVFQSVISPVISTVLYFVVFGAAIGSRITEVDGVSYGAFIVPGLIMLSLMTQSLSNASFGIYFPRFTGTIFEVLSAPVSFLEITVAYVGAAATKSVIVGLIILITANFFVDLEIQHPIWMVAFFILTAVTFALLGFIIGIWADNFEKLQFVPLLIVTPLAFLGGSFYSINMLPEFWQKVTLINPVVYLISGFRWSFYGQADVSLWLSLLATMIFLGGSLAVVHWIFKTGYRLKA is encoded by the coding sequence ACTTTGAAGCAGTCAAGTCCATCTACCTTTCGGAAATGGCGCGGACCAAACGGACCGTCTTCCAAAGTGTGATTTCGCCGGTGATCTCCACGGTGCTCTATTTCGTGGTCTTCGGGGCTGCTATCGGTTCTCGCATAACCGAAGTTGATGGTGTCAGCTACGGTGCCTTTATCGTGCCCGGCCTGATCATGTTGTCGCTCATGACGCAGAGCCTTTCAAACGCTTCCTTCGGCATCTATTTCCCGCGCTTTACGGGCACGATTTTTGAAGTGTTGTCAGCGCCTGTTTCTTTCCTGGAAATTACCGTCGCCTATGTTGGGGCTGCGGCAACCAAGTCAGTCATTGTCGGGTTGATCATTCTGATCACGGCCAACTTCTTTGTGGATCTTGAGATCCAGCATCCGATCTGGATGGTGGCCTTCTTCATTCTGACAGCGGTTACGTTCGCACTTCTCGGTTTCATAATTGGTATCTGGGCAGACAATTTCGAGAAGCTGCAGTTCGTACCACTCCTGATCGTGACGCCACTGGCTTTTCTTGGCGGAAGCTTTTATTCCATCAATATGCTGCCGGAGTTCTGGCAAAAAGTGACCCTCATCAATCCGGTGGTCTATCTGATTTCCGGATTCCGTTGGAGCTTTTACGGACAGGCGGATGTCAGCCTGTGGCTGTCTTTGCTGGCAACCATGATTTTTTTGGGCGGCTCATTGGCCGTCGTACATTGGATATTCAAGACCGGCTATCGTCTGAAAGCCTAG
- a CDS encoding class II aldolase/adducin family protein, protein MSVVSDVDFSGKARQSELELREDLSAAFRLAVRFGWHESVGNHFSAAVSEDGSKFLMNPKWRHFSEVSASDLVLLDAHDVTVMEGPNAPDPSAWCIHGTVHRMNPNARVLFHCHPPNATALATLQDPSMKPIDLNTARFFGKVAIDLGFGGMADEAEEGRRIAETLADKPVLIMGNHGISISAMTVPEAFESLYFFERAAETLLKAYATGQPLAVMSENLAAKTAAEWEPYVGMGYAHFDYWKRELDRSEPDYRD, encoded by the coding sequence ATGAGTGTTGTCTCCGATGTCGATTTCAGCGGCAAGGCACGCCAGAGCGAATTGGAACTGCGCGAAGACCTGTCGGCGGCATTCCGCCTTGCGGTCAGGTTCGGCTGGCACGAATCCGTTGGCAATCACTTCAGTGCGGCGGTGTCTGAGGACGGTTCAAAGTTTTTGATGAACCCGAAATGGCGGCATTTTTCCGAGGTGAGTGCAAGCGACCTTGTCCTTCTCGATGCTCATGACGTCACCGTCATGGAAGGGCCCAATGCGCCGGATCCATCTGCCTGGTGCATTCACGGAACCGTTCACCGTATGAACCCAAACGCCCGGGTGTTGTTTCATTGTCATCCGCCGAATGCGACGGCGCTGGCAACGCTGCAGGACCCGAGCATGAAGCCGATTGATCTCAACACCGCTCGATTTTTCGGTAAGGTTGCCATCGATCTTGGGTTTGGCGGGATGGCGGATGAAGCTGAAGAAGGGCGCCGGATTGCCGAAACCCTTGCAGACAAACCTGTGCTGATTATGGGCAATCACGGCATTTCCATATCTGCAATGACAGTTCCCGAAGCATTTGAGAGCCTCTATTTTTTCGAGAGAGCCGCCGAGACGCTGTTGAAGGCATATGCAACAGGTCAGCCGCTGGCTGTGATGTCAGAAAATCTGGCGGCCAAAACCGCAGCTGAATGGGAACCGTATGTTGGAATGGGCTACGCTCATTTCGACTACTGGAAACGGGAATTGGATCGATCAGAACCTGACTATCGGGATTGA
- a CDS encoding LysR substrate-binding domain-containing protein codes for MDRLPPLRLLHVFETVHRTGSPSRAARELNVSLPAVSQSLKQLEDHVGTSLLDRSTRPAGFTEAGEILLNAVVENRERLTDALEDIRALTNATGEAVTLACTIGFATYWLMPRLEAFYLDHPDLAVNVQSTSQEVPRLGPGVDIAMRYGDGAWSDGSVELLFEESIEPVCAPEYLERIKADDGSLASSFLIHVETDDRRWVSWPDYLNRTGLRAAGSAKGLRFSNYVQAAQAALSGHGIMLGWRSITGDYSERGLLVPAGLPPLTPKDAYHAVLSHRSRNHEKAELVVSWLKQVATR; via the coding sequence ATGGATCGACTTCCACCTCTCAGACTGCTGCACGTCTTCGAAACAGTCCACCGAACCGGAAGCCCCAGCCGCGCGGCAAGGGAGCTCAATGTCTCCCTGCCTGCGGTCAGTCAGTCATTGAAGCAACTTGAAGATCATGTCGGCACATCTTTGCTGGACCGAAGCACAAGGCCGGCAGGTTTTACGGAAGCTGGCGAAATCCTCTTGAACGCAGTTGTTGAAAACAGAGAGAGGCTGACCGACGCTCTTGAGGACATACGGGCACTGACAAACGCCACCGGCGAAGCCGTGACGCTGGCCTGCACGATCGGTTTTGCCACTTATTGGCTGATGCCACGATTGGAGGCCTTTTACCTCGATCACCCCGACCTAGCCGTCAACGTTCAATCAACTTCGCAGGAAGTGCCGCGTCTCGGTCCGGGGGTCGATATTGCCATGCGCTACGGCGACGGTGCCTGGAGTGATGGTTCTGTGGAATTGCTTTTTGAGGAGAGCATCGAACCTGTCTGCGCACCTGAATACCTTGAACGGATCAAGGCCGACGATGGCAGCCTCGCCTCTTCCTTCCTGATCCATGTGGAGACAGATGATCGGCGATGGGTCTCCTGGCCCGACTATCTGAACAGAACCGGACTTAGGGCTGCAGGTTCAGCCAAAGGCCTCCGGTTTTCAAACTACGTCCAGGCGGCACAGGCCGCGCTTTCAGGGCATGGCATCATGCTCGGCTGGCGCTCGATCACGGGTGACTACTCCGAAAGAGGATTGCTGGTACCAGCCGGACTACCTCCACTCACCCCGAAAGACGCCTATCACGCGGTCCTCTCACATCGCAGCCGCAACCATGAGAAAGCAGAGCTGGTCGTTTCCTGGCTCAAGCAAGTGGCCACTCGATAA
- a CDS encoding ribbon-helix-helix domain-containing protein, producing MCKLFIEADPALWESSTKSLRIDGMVTSVRLETFFWSVLEEIAARDGMNVVQLITKLHHESIDAGHDLGNFTSFLRVCCGRYLALQLSGDVPSDKRLPIAALDADGILEAESERVH from the coding sequence ATGTGCAAACTCTTTATTGAAGCCGATCCGGCTCTTTGGGAGAGCAGCACCAAGTCCCTGCGTATTGACGGCATGGTGACATCGGTTCGTCTTGAAACATTCTTCTGGAGCGTTTTGGAAGAAATCGCTGCCAGAGACGGCATGAATGTGGTTCAGCTGATTACCAAGCTGCATCACGAGAGCATCGATGCCGGTCATGACCTTGGCAATTTCACGAGTTTTTTGCGTGTTTGCTGTGGGCGCTACCTTGCCTTGCAACTGTCCGGAGATGTTCCCTCCGACAAGCGACTTCCGATCGCCGCACTGGACGCCGATGGCATTCTGGAAGCGGAAAGTGAAAGAGTTCACTGA